The proteins below come from a single Carnobacterium divergens DSM 20623 genomic window:
- a CDS encoding DNA-directed RNA polymerase subunit epsilon, with product MIFKVTYQVTKTRNPKREDTQALYVEAESAVAARKLVEENTPYNIEFVQPVEGKHLAYEQKNPDFKLTEF from the coding sequence ATGATTTTTAAAGTCACTTATCAAGTAACAAAAACCAGAAATCCAAAACGTGAGGACACTCAAGCCCTATACGTAGAAGCAGAATCAGCGGTAGCAGCCCGCAAACTAGTTGAAGAAAACACCCCTTACAATATTGAGTTTGTTCAACCAGTAGAAGGAAAACACTTAGCTTACGAACAAAAAAATCCTGACTTCAAATTAACGGAGTTTTAA
- a CDS encoding ABC transporter ATP-binding protein — MKLMWRYTMKYKGLVFLNFLSVFGFILIELGLPTLLAKMIDNGIAVNDFGEVKYYGMIMIAICLIGLVALMFLAYCGSKITTSIVRDIRDDIFEKTQSFSHREYDQFGVSSLVTRTTNDAFQVMQFMQMILRMGMMTPLMFISSFIMIVRTSPSLSWVVFAAIPFLLIGVLLIGKKSEPLSESQQSNLDAINLNLRENLTGLRVIRAFVNEKFQEKRFKVVNDAYATVSKKLFKLMAYAQPGFSVVFNIIFAVVIWLGVGQINTGDLQVGNLIAFIEYIFHALFSFMLFANVFMMYPRAAVSAHRIEEVLATEPVITENENGITETKTHGYLTFENVTFAYPGNTETPIIRDVSFSSKPGETIAFIGSTGSGKSTLIQLIPRFYDVTKGRILLDGVDVRDYKLSALRKKIGYIPQKALLFTGTIAENMRYGKWNATTGELEEASDIAQAKEFISLKPAQYDELLAEGGSNMSGGQKQRLSIARAIVKKPDVYIFDDSFSALDYQTDAKLRARLKSETKEATVLIVAQRVGTIMHADKILVLNEGEVIGMGTHKELLKTCDVYYDIAASQLSKEELA, encoded by the coding sequence TTGAAATTAATGTGGCGTTACACGATGAAATATAAGGGATTGGTATTTTTAAATTTTTTAAGCGTGTTTGGCTTTATTTTAATCGAGTTAGGACTGCCGACGTTATTGGCAAAAATGATTGATAATGGAATCGCCGTGAATGATTTCGGTGAGGTTAAGTATTATGGCATGATTATGATTGCAATTTGTTTGATTGGTTTAGTCGCACTGATGTTTCTAGCTTATTGTGGAAGTAAGATCACAACAAGTATTGTGCGAGATATCCGTGACGATATTTTTGAAAAAACGCAATCGTTTTCGCATCGTGAATATGACCAATTTGGTGTGTCTTCGTTGGTAACTAGAACAACAAATGATGCATTTCAAGTGATGCAATTTATGCAAATGATCTTAAGAATGGGAATGATGACACCATTAATGTTCATTTCGAGCTTTATCATGATTGTACGAACTAGTCCTTCGTTGTCATGGGTTGTTTTTGCAGCCATTCCATTTTTATTGATTGGGGTTCTATTAATAGGAAAGAAATCAGAACCACTTTCTGAAAGTCAGCAATCCAATTTGGATGCCATTAACTTGAATTTACGTGAAAATTTAACAGGTCTACGAGTGATTCGAGCCTTTGTAAATGAAAAATTTCAAGAAAAACGTTTTAAAGTAGTTAACGATGCATATGCAACTGTTTCAAAAAAGCTCTTTAAATTAATGGCCTATGCGCAACCTGGATTTTCGGTTGTCTTTAACATTATTTTTGCCGTTGTTATTTGGTTAGGTGTAGGACAAATCAATACAGGTGATTTACAAGTTGGAAATTTAATAGCATTTATTGAATACATTTTCCACGCGTTATTCTCATTTATGCTATTTGCAAATGTCTTTATGATGTATCCAAGAGCAGCAGTTTCTGCTCACCGTATCGAAGAAGTATTGGCAACGGAGCCAGTTATTACAGAAAATGAAAATGGCATTACAGAAACAAAAACACATGGGTATTTAACTTTTGAAAATGTGACGTTTGCTTATCCTGGAAATACAGAAACACCGATTATTCGGGATGTTAGTTTTTCTTCAAAACCAGGTGAAACAATCGCCTTTATCGGAAGCACAGGAAGTGGGAAGTCAACCTTAATTCAATTGATTCCCCGTTTCTATGACGTAACGAAAGGTCGTATTTTATTAGATGGCGTGGATGTACGAGATTACAAGTTAAGTGCTTTACGCAAGAAAATTGGCTATATTCCACAAAAAGCCTTGCTATTTACAGGAACGATTGCTGAAAATATGCGCTATGGAAAATGGAATGCGACAACTGGAGAATTAGAAGAAGCGTCTGATATTGCTCAAGCAAAAGAGTTTATCTCATTAAAACCAGCTCAATACGATGAACTTTTAGCAGAAGGTGGAAGCAATATGTCTGGTGGTCAAAAGCAACGTTTGTCCATTGCACGGGCAATTGTTAAAAAACCAGATGTTTATATTTTTGATGATAGTTTTTCTGCGTTAGATTATCAAACAGATGCAAAATTGCGAGCGCGTTTAAAATCTGAAACAAAAGAAGCAACTGTACTAATTGTAGCACAACGTGTGGGAACGATTATGCACGCAGATAAAATTCTCGTCTTAAATGAAGGGGAAGTTATCGGCATGGGTACCCACAAAGAGTTATTAAAAACATGTGACGTTTATTATGATATCGCCGCTTCACAATTATCGAAGGAGGAGTTAGCATGA
- a CDS encoding ABC transporter ATP-binding protein: MRESIQSIKRLSAYVKPYKIGFISAILLTIICMMANALQPFIMGLIITEVGNNIKDIANHVPAAAVNFPYVQKVILYMLGAAAIYQITMLSASFIMTNVVQHTMRDLRSDIDNKINRLPVSYFDKNQQGNILSRVTNDVDAISNAMQQSLIQIVNSVMGIVFAVGMMLYISIPLAIIILLIIPTSIFISKAVVKKSQPYFKGQQKALGELNGFVQESYSGFSVIKLYGKEADTLSNFKEINHKLAGFGFKAAFVSGLMMPLVGLASNLAYVGIAVFGGYSVIQGMLTLGNLQAFTQYIWQINQPISQITQLSGVLQSAAAATGRVFEILDEPEEKPDLVQYPLPEKVRGDVTFEHVGFGYDKKNPLITDLNVEVKSGQTVAIVGPTGAGKTTLINLLMRFYDVDHGAIKIDGIDTKEMSRADVRSQFGMVLQDAWLYNASISDNIRFGKLDATEYEVVDAAKTANVDHFIRTLPDGYDMVLNQEASNISLGQKQLLTIARAIISDPKILILDEATSSVDTRLEALIQKAMKRVMEGRTSFVIAHRLSTIRDADLILVMNQGEIIEQGTHESLLAEGGFYEKLYNSQFSEEAE, translated from the coding sequence ATGAGAGAATCCATTCAATCAATTAAACGCTTAAGTGCTTATGTAAAACCCTATAAAATTGGTTTTATTTCAGCTATCCTTCTTACGATTATTTGTATGATGGCCAATGCTTTACAGCCTTTTATTATGGGGCTGATTATTACGGAAGTAGGAAACAATATCAAAGATATCGCAAATCATGTACCAGCAGCAGCGGTTAACTTCCCCTATGTTCAAAAAGTGATTTTATACATGTTGGGGGCCGCAGCGATTTATCAAATTACAATGTTGTCAGCGAGTTTCATTATGACGAATGTTGTTCAACATACGATGCGTGATTTAAGAAGTGATATTGACAATAAAATCAATCGCTTGCCAGTTTCTTATTTTGATAAAAATCAACAAGGGAATATTTTAAGTCGAGTGACGAATGATGTGGATGCGATTAGTAATGCAATGCAGCAAAGCTTGATTCAAATTGTGAATTCAGTGATGGGAATCGTATTTGCAGTTGGAATGATGTTATATATTTCTATTCCATTAGCGATTATTATCTTGTTGATTATTCCGACTTCGATTTTTATTTCAAAAGCAGTTGTCAAAAAATCACAACCTTATTTTAAAGGCCAACAAAAAGCGTTAGGTGAACTAAATGGTTTTGTTCAAGAAAGTTATAGCGGTTTTTCGGTCATTAAATTATATGGTAAAGAAGCGGATACGTTATCCAATTTTAAAGAAATTAACCATAAATTAGCGGGGTTTGGTTTTAAAGCAGCCTTTGTTTCAGGTTTAATGATGCCATTAGTCGGTTTAGCTTCAAATTTAGCTTATGTTGGAATTGCCGTTTTTGGTGGTTATTCTGTTATTCAAGGAATGCTAACTTTAGGGAATTTACAAGCATTCACTCAATATATTTGGCAAATCAATCAACCCATTTCACAAATCACACAGTTGTCTGGTGTCTTACAAAGTGCAGCCGCCGCAACCGGTCGAGTTTTTGAAATTTTAGATGAGCCAGAAGAAAAACCAGATTTAGTTCAATACCCTTTACCTGAAAAAGTTCGGGGGGATGTGACTTTTGAACATGTTGGATTTGGTTATGATAAAAAAAATCCATTGATTACAGATTTAAATGTGGAAGTAAAAAGCGGTCAAACAGTTGCAATTGTTGGTCCAACTGGGGCAGGGAAAACAACCTTGATTAATTTACTAATGCGTTTTTACGATGTGGATCATGGCGCTATAAAAATTGATGGCATCGACACAAAAGAGATGTCACGAGCGGATGTTCGATCTCAATTTGGTATGGTGTTGCAAGATGCTTGGTTGTATAATGCGAGTATTTCAGATAATATTCGGTTTGGTAAGCTTGATGCGACTGAGTATGAAGTGGTGGATGCAGCTAAAACAGCCAATGTGGATCATTTTATTCGTACGTTACCGGATGGATATGATATGGTGTTAAACCAAGAAGCATCCAATATTTCACTAGGACAAAAGCAATTGCTAACAATTGCACGAGCTATCATTTCTGATCCTAAAATTCTCATTTTAGATGAAGCGACGAGTTCTGTGGATACACGTTTAGAAGCGTTGATACAAAAAGCGATGAAGCGCGTAATGGAAGGCAGAACAAGTTTTGTAATTGCCCACCGTTTATCAACTATTCGTGATGCTGATTTAATCCTTGTAATGAATCAAGGAGAGATTATCGAACAAGGAACTCATGAAAGCCTCTTAGCTGAGGGTGGTTTCTATGAAAAATTATACAATAGCCAATTCAGTGAAGAAGCAGAATAG
- a CDS encoding Cof-type HAD-IIB family hydrolase, whose translation MNKKMIFFDIDGTLLNENKEVLASTRDALKTLKNNGHELAIATGRNLFLAQKVIEELDFNSYIVCNGAAGYYHHELVFENSLDPGAYEELLQVADLQGHQIVYQSADLLRSRDEVSKKSIEEAMNSIDFGVPDYDREFYQSNKLYQSLIFYSELEKKHYEQGQFPKFRFVRWHDVGVDILPYDGSKANTALKIAEMQGFSVEDTIAFGDGLNDLELLTMVGTGVAMGNAVEPVKSQATYVTDNCNEDGIAKALTKLDLI comes from the coding sequence ATGAACAAAAAAATGATTTTTTTTGATATTGATGGTACGTTGTTGAATGAGAATAAAGAAGTTTTAGCTAGTACGAGGGATGCTTTGAAAACGCTTAAAAATAATGGACATGAGCTTGCAATTGCGACAGGTAGAAATTTATTCTTAGCACAAAAAGTAATTGAAGAGTTGGATTTTAATAGTTATATTGTATGTAACGGAGCAGCTGGTTATTATCATCATGAATTAGTCTTTGAAAATTCGTTAGATCCAGGGGCATATGAAGAACTGTTACAAGTAGCCGATTTGCAAGGACATCAAATTGTCTATCAATCAGCTGACCTTTTAAGAAGTCGTGATGAAGTCAGTAAAAAATCGATTGAAGAAGCGATGAATAGCATAGATTTTGGCGTTCCAGACTATGACCGTGAATTCTATCAGTCAAATAAGTTGTACCAAAGTTTGATTTTTTATTCAGAATTAGAAAAAAAGCATTATGAACAAGGGCAATTTCCTAAGTTTCGTTTTGTGCGTTGGCACGATGTGGGAGTAGATATTTTGCCTTATGATGGTTCTAAGGCGAATACAGCTTTAAAAATTGCTGAAATGCAAGGCTTCTCAGTAGAAGATACGATTGCTTTTGGTGATGGTTTAAATGATTTGGAATTGTTAACGATGGTCGGAACAGGGGTTGCGATGGGAAATGCTGTAGAACCAGTAAAATCACAAGCAACTTACGTAACCGATAATTGCAATGAAGATGGGATTGCAAAAGCGTTGACAAAGTTAGACTTAATTTAA
- a CDS encoding glycosyltransferase family 8 protein, with translation MTTLTNHDKPISIVSSTNENFAPHLATLLCSLLDKNNAPFHFYIIDDGLSLRSKLLLNRTISSYNKAVISYISVDASLFENMVESNRIPQTAYYRIAIPNLITDPDVERIIYLDCDMLVMDSIEELWGMDLEEHLLGAVEDAGFHHRLETMGIPFQSSRYFNSGLMVLDLEKWRQEQISEKVLQFAHDFPKKLKFHDQDALNAILHDRWTPLHPKWNAQTYMMLKEKVHPTLLGHLQYREARKSPSIIHFCGHEKPWMGISRHPFASYYHHYRSKTAFDYEPITIQDYVEG, from the coding sequence ATGACAACATTAACGAATCATGATAAACCTATCTCAATTGTTTCTTCAACAAATGAAAATTTTGCTCCTCACTTAGCAACATTACTTTGTTCCTTATTAGATAAAAATAATGCTCCTTTTCATTTTTATATCATTGACGATGGACTTAGTTTGCGTTCGAAACTTCTTTTAAATCGAACCATTAGTTCATACAATAAAGCGGTTATTTCTTATATTTCAGTAGACGCCAGCCTTTTTGAAAATATGGTGGAAAGCAACCGAATCCCTCAAACAGCATACTATCGTATTGCGATACCCAATTTAATTACAGATCCAGACGTGGAACGTATTATCTACCTTGACTGTGATATGTTGGTAATGGATTCTATCGAAGAATTATGGGGAATGGATTTAGAAGAACATTTATTAGGGGCTGTTGAAGATGCTGGGTTTCATCATCGACTTGAAACTATGGGAATTCCATTTCAATCTAGTCGCTATTTCAACTCTGGTTTAATGGTCCTAGATTTAGAAAAATGGCGTCAAGAACAAATTTCAGAAAAAGTGTTACAATTTGCCCATGATTTTCCTAAAAAATTAAAATTTCACGATCAAGATGCTTTAAATGCCATTTTGCATGATCGTTGGACGCCACTTCATCCAAAATGGAATGCTCAAACCTATATGATGTTAAAGGAAAAAGTTCACCCGACATTACTAGGCCACTTACAGTATCGCGAAGCCAGAAAAAGTCCAAGTATTATTCATTTTTGCGGGCATGAAAAACCTTGGATGGGTATTTCTCGTCATCCATTCGCTTCTTATTACCATCACTATCGTAGTAAAACAGCTTTTGACTATGAACCCATAACGATCCAAGACTATGTGGAGGGCTAA
- a CDS encoding glycosyltransferase family 8 protein: MTNTTVIPIVSASDEKYAPYLGVMIQSLLNHLPDKYSVIFYIIDDYISEQSKEHLSSLGQIQYLSVNKALYQNFLESDHITQTAYYRISIPDLLVDLDYEKVLYLDADMLILDDISKLFQTDLGDAIVGAVIDPGQAKASARLGITTNDYYFNSGTLLIQLQQWRKNHITKKTIDYLTNFPDKIIYHDQDALNATLYENWFPLHPKWNMQTSLIFRKHNAPDAHYAKTYEEAITLPSIIHFTGHDKPWNTLQGHPYTQAYLAQLQAGPFKKNMYQTKETEEIL; the protein is encoded by the coding sequence ATGACTAACACTACCGTTATTCCAATAGTTTCCGCGTCAGATGAAAAATACGCTCCTTACCTTGGTGTAATGATACAGTCATTACTCAACCATCTTCCTGATAAGTACTCTGTTATTTTTTATATCATTGACGATTATATTTCGGAACAAAGTAAAGAACACTTAAGTTCACTTGGTCAAATTCAGTATCTTTCAGTTAACAAAGCTCTTTATCAAAACTTTTTGGAAAGCGATCATATAACTCAAACTGCCTATTATCGAATCTCTATTCCTGATTTATTAGTTGATTTAGACTATGAAAAAGTGCTTTACTTGGATGCCGACATGCTGATTTTAGATGATATTTCAAAACTATTTCAGACTGATTTAGGAGACGCTATCGTCGGAGCTGTGATTGATCCGGGACAAGCTAAAGCTTCTGCTCGTCTAGGCATCACAACAAACGATTATTATTTTAATTCCGGTACACTCTTAATTCAGCTCCAACAATGGCGCAAAAATCATATCACAAAAAAGACGATTGACTATTTGACTAACTTCCCCGATAAAATCATCTATCATGACCAAGATGCTCTAAATGCCACTCTTTATGAAAATTGGTTTCCCCTTCATCCAAAATGGAACATGCAAACTTCTCTTATTTTCAGAAAACACAATGCCCCCGATGCGCATTACGCAAAAACTTATGAAGAAGCCATCACACTCCCTTCAATCATTCACTTCACTGGACACGACAAACCTTGGAACACCCTTCAAGGTCACCCATACACTCAAGCATATTTAGCACAACTTCAAGCAGGACCTTTCAAAAAAAATATGTACCAAACTAAAGAGACGGAGGAAATACTATGA
- the def gene encoding peptide deformylase — protein sequence MITMDTIIREGNPTLREIAEEVRFPLSNEEQILCKEMIEFLKNSQDPELAEKYNLRGGVGLAAPQLDIKKRIIAVHIPSDEQNAEPILSSIMINPKIISHSVQSSCLAEGEGCLSVDREVPGYVVRHSRITLTYFDPEGTSHKIRLKNYPAIVVQHEIDHINGIMFYDHINSQEPFKVENDVTVIS from the coding sequence ATGATAACAATGGATACTATTATTAGGGAGGGTAACCCTACTTTACGAGAAATCGCTGAAGAAGTAAGATTCCCTCTTTCCAATGAGGAACAAATTTTATGCAAAGAAATGATTGAATTTTTAAAAAATAGCCAAGATCCTGAATTAGCTGAAAAATACAATTTACGTGGTGGCGTTGGTTTAGCGGCACCACAATTAGATATCAAAAAAAGGATTATCGCCGTTCATATTCCTAGTGATGAGCAAAATGCAGAGCCAATTCTTAGCAGTATTATGATTAATCCTAAAATTATTAGCCATTCTGTTCAAAGTTCTTGCTTAGCAGAAGGTGAAGGCTGTCTTTCAGTTGATCGCGAAGTACCTGGATATGTCGTGCGTCACAGTCGAATTACGCTGACTTACTTCGATCCTGAAGGAACTTCTCACAAAATTCGTTTAAAAAACTATCCAGCAATTGTTGTGCAACATGAGATTGACCACATCAATGGCATTATGTTCTACGACCATATTAATTCACAAGAACCATTCAAAGTTGAAAATGATGTAACGGTAATTTCTTAA
- the gdhA gene encoding NADP-specific glutamate dehydrogenase produces MGEAKRYIKAVYQEVMERDPHQTEFLQAVKEFFNSIEPVLERHPRLMEENILSRIVEPERIIQFRVPWTDAKGKTQVNRGFRVQFSSAIGPYKGGLRLHPSVNQSIVKFLGFEQIFKNSLTGLPIGGGKGGSDFDPKGKTDNEVMRFCQSFMTELQKYIGPDTDVPAGDIGVGGREIGYLFGQYKRLNGFHAGVLTGKPIPMGGSLARTEATGYGLVYFTEEMLKDTGKSFKNQKVVVSGSGNVAIYAIEKVHQLGGTVIACSDSNGYIVDLEGIKIETVKQLKEVERKRISEYIVKHPTARYNEGTVWEIDEEYQIALPSATQNEINGTIATKMIDNGVYAVAEGANMPSDLEAIEIYQNAGILYGPAKAANAGGVAVSALEMSQNSLRLSWTFEEVDMRLKEIMTKIYLDCRDTAAEYGVPGDFVSGANIAGFLKVSNAMISQGVV; encoded by the coding sequence ATGGGAGAAGCAAAACGATATATCAAAGCAGTTTATCAAGAAGTAATGGAAAGAGATCCACATCAAACTGAATTTTTACAAGCTGTCAAAGAATTTTTCAACTCAATTGAACCTGTTTTAGAAAGACATCCACGATTAATGGAAGAAAATATTTTGTCGAGAATCGTTGAACCTGAACGTATTATTCAATTTAGAGTTCCTTGGACCGATGCAAAAGGGAAAACTCAAGTAAACCGAGGTTTTAGAGTGCAATTTAGTTCAGCAATTGGACCTTATAAAGGTGGCTTAAGGTTGCATCCAAGTGTTAATCAAAGTATTGTCAAATTCCTAGGGTTTGAACAAATTTTTAAAAATAGTTTAACGGGTTTGCCGATTGGCGGCGGAAAAGGTGGCAGTGATTTTGATCCAAAAGGAAAAACAGATAACGAAGTCATGCGATTTTGTCAAAGTTTTATGACCGAACTTCAAAAATATATTGGTCCAGATACGGATGTCCCAGCAGGTGATATTGGTGTTGGAGGAAGAGAAATCGGTTATTTATTTGGTCAATACAAACGTTTAAATGGTTTCCATGCAGGTGTTTTAACAGGAAAACCAATTCCAATGGGTGGGAGTTTGGCAAGAACAGAAGCGACAGGTTATGGGCTGGTCTATTTTACAGAAGAGATGTTAAAAGATACAGGTAAAAGCTTTAAAAATCAAAAAGTAGTCGTTTCTGGAAGTGGAAATGTGGCGATCTACGCAATTGAAAAAGTACATCAATTAGGTGGAACCGTTATTGCGTGTTCAGATTCAAATGGTTATATTGTTGACTTAGAGGGTATTAAAATTGAAACAGTTAAACAATTAAAAGAAGTTGAGCGCAAGAGAATTTCAGAGTATATTGTTAAACATCCAACGGCTCGATATAACGAAGGAACTGTTTGGGAAATTGATGAAGAGTATCAAATCGCATTGCCCTCTGCAACTCAAAATGAAATCAACGGTACAATTGCTACTAAAATGATTGATAATGGTGTATATGCAGTGGCGGAAGGTGCAAATATGCCAAGTGATTTAGAGGCAATAGAGATTTATCAAAATGCAGGTATTTTATATGGACCTGCTAAAGCAGCCAATGCAGGTGGCGTAGCCGTTTCGGCTTTGGAAATGAGTCAAAATAGTTTACGTTTAAGTTGGACATTTGAAGAAGTTGATATGAGATTAAAAGAAATTATGACTAAAATTTACTTAGATTGTCGTGATACAGCCGCTGAATATGGCGTTCCTGGTGACTTTGTAAGTGGTGCTAATATCGCTGGTTTCTTGAAAGTATCAAATGCAATGATTTCTCAGGGAGTAGTTTAG
- the mgtA gene encoding magnesium-translocating P-type ATPase yields the protein MEAKKMMMNRKKQIQMEKKSKDNDLKKLARLSEKKVMINYQSSPSGLSEQMASKRLAEYGPNEVATQRPTPWFVLLVEAFKDPFVYVLALLMVVSALTNDFEASLVMGVMILLSVGIRFIQEYRSQKASLALKELIETTCGITRDGVTTEIPIDEVVPGDIVNLSTGDMIPADARFIWTKDLFVNQASLTGESMPVEKLVKVEEPTEEDTALDLANLAFMGTDVLSGQGRAIILKTGNDTFFGDIASNVSEKRGETSFDRGVKNVSKVLIRFMVVMVPIVFLLNGLTKGDWGQAFFFAIAVAVGLTPEMLPMIITSNLAKGAIKMSKKKVIVKELNAIQNLGAMDILCTDKTGTITEDHVVLVKHVSPIGDNCKKVLDLAFLNSNYQTGWKNLMDHAVINYYEENKLAQKIGHVEKIDEIPFDFSRRRLTVAVNNEGHQLMITKGAVEEMMKICSHVEINDEVVPLTESLREKMLTVSVDMNQDGMRVLGVAYKKDVHDTAIYSIADENEMILAGFMGFLDPAKKSSITAIKSLHEHGVTVKVLTGDNEIVSQKVCKDVGIEVGQVLLGNEIETMSDEALMEASEKVNLFAKLNPMQKARIIALLQKKGHTVGFMGDGINDAPALRKADVGISVDTAADITKEASSIILLEKSLTVLEDGVLEGRTVFGNMMKYIKMTVSSNFGNVFSVLVASAFLPFLPMLSIQLLVQNLIYDVAQLTIPWDRMDEEDLMKPAKWNTGNLMKFTLSIGPISSIFDILTFLLMYFVFHANTVGNQALFHSGWFVIGLITQTVVVHIIRTKKIPFIQSMASIPVTISTICVIAIAILIPDTALGGFFDFVPLPMAYWKWMVLIVLAYGVAVQLVKTIYIKINKEWL from the coding sequence ATGGAGGCAAAGAAAATGATGATGAATCGAAAAAAACAAATTCAAATGGAAAAAAAATCAAAAGATAACGATTTAAAAAAATTAGCTCGTCTATCTGAAAAAAAAGTAATGATAAACTACCAATCAAGCCCAAGTGGATTAAGTGAACAAATGGCAAGCAAACGTTTAGCAGAATACGGTCCAAATGAAGTAGCAACACAAAGACCAACCCCGTGGTTTGTTCTATTAGTAGAAGCATTTAAAGATCCTTTTGTGTACGTATTGGCTCTTTTAATGGTTGTATCAGCGCTAACCAATGATTTTGAAGCAAGCCTTGTAATGGGTGTGATGATTTTATTGAGTGTTGGTATTCGTTTTATTCAAGAATATCGCTCACAAAAAGCAAGTTTAGCTTTAAAAGAATTAATTGAAACAACTTGTGGAATCACAAGAGACGGAGTAACGACTGAAATCCCTATCGATGAAGTTGTTCCTGGTGATATTGTGAATTTATCAACGGGGGATATGATTCCTGCAGATGCTCGTTTCATTTGGACAAAAGATTTATTTGTGAACCAAGCATCATTGACTGGTGAGTCAATGCCAGTTGAAAAATTAGTTAAAGTAGAAGAACCAACAGAAGAAGATACTGCTTTAGATTTAGCGAATTTAGCATTTATGGGAACCGATGTTTTAAGTGGACAAGGTCGAGCAATTATTTTAAAAACAGGAAATGATACTTTCTTTGGCGATATTGCGTCTAATGTTTCTGAAAAAAGAGGCGAAACTAGTTTTGATCGCGGAGTAAAAAATGTTAGTAAAGTGTTGATTCGTTTTATGGTTGTCATGGTACCTATTGTTTTTCTACTGAATGGTTTGACTAAAGGCGATTGGGGCCAAGCGTTCTTCTTTGCGATTGCTGTAGCAGTTGGTTTGACGCCTGAAATGTTGCCAATGATTATTACAAGCAATTTAGCAAAAGGTGCTATCAAAATGTCTAAGAAAAAAGTAATTGTAAAAGAACTCAATGCCATTCAAAATCTAGGGGCAATGGATATTCTTTGTACAGATAAAACTGGAACAATTACAGAAGATCATGTTGTACTTGTTAAACACGTTAGTCCAATTGGTGATAACTGTAAAAAAGTTCTAGATTTAGCATTTTTAAATTCTAATTATCAAACAGGTTGGAAGAATTTAATGGATCATGCTGTTATTAATTATTATGAAGAAAATAAATTGGCACAAAAAATAGGGCATGTTGAAAAAATTGATGAGATTCCATTTGATTTTTCTAGACGTCGTTTAACAGTAGCGGTCAATAATGAGGGTCATCAGTTAATGATTACAAAAGGTGCCGTAGAAGAAATGATGAAAATCTGTTCTCATGTGGAAATTAATGATGAAGTTGTTCCTCTAACTGAATCGTTGCGAGAAAAAATGTTGACAGTTAGTGTTGATATGAATCAAGACGGTATGCGCGTGCTAGGTGTTGCCTATAAAAAAGATGTTCATGATACAGCAATCTATAGTATTGCAGATGAAAATGAAATGATTTTAGCTGGTTTTATGGGATTTCTTGACCCAGCAAAAAAATCTTCCATCACAGCTATTAAATCTCTACATGAACATGGCGTAACGGTAAAAGTTTTAACTGGAGATAATGAAATTGTTTCACAAAAAGTCTGTAAAGATGTAGGGATTGAAGTAGGACAAGTTTTATTAGGCAATGAAATCGAAACGATGAGTGACGAAGCATTAATGGAAGCTTCAGAAAAAGTCAATCTTTTTGCTAAGCTAAATCCGATGCAAAAAGCACGTATTATTGCTCTTCTTCAGAAAAAAGGTCATACTGTTGGGTTTATGGGAGATGGAATCAATGATGCACCAGCTTTGCGAAAAGCAGATGTTGGCATTTCTGTTGATACGGCAGCAGACATTACAAAAGAAGCAAGTTCAATTATTTTACTAGAAAAAAGCTTAACAGTTTTAGAAGATGGTGTATTAGAAGGTCGGACGGTCTTTGGCAATATGATGAAATACATTAAAATGACAGTTAGTTCTAACTTTGGGAATGTTTTTAGTGTATTAGTGGCAAGTGCCTTCTTACCGTTTTTACCAATGCTTTCTATCCAACTTCTTGTTCAAAACTTGATTTACGATGTTGCTCAATTAACGATTCCGTGGGATCGAATGGACGAAGAAGACTTAATGAAGCCAGCTAAATGGAATACAGGCAACTTAATGAAATTTACATTATCGATTGGACCAATTAGTTCCATTTTTGATATTCTGACCTTCTTATTAATGTACTTTGTCTTCCATGCAAATACAGTAGGCAATCAAGCGTTATTCCACTCTGGTTGGTTCGTTATTGGATTGATTACTCAAACAGTGGTTGTTCATATTATTAGAACAAAAAAAATTCCGTTTATTCAAAGTATGGCCAGCATACCTGTAACGATTTCGACAATTTGTGTGATTGCGATTGCAATTCTAATTCCTGATACAGCTCTAGGTGGATTTTTTGATTTTGTTCCTCTACCAATGGCTTATTGGAAATGGATGGTTCTAATTGTACTTGCATATGGAGTTGCAGTTCAATTAGTTAAAACAATCTATATTAAAATTAATAAAGAGTGGCTTTAA